The following are encoded together in the Bacillota bacterium genome:
- a CDS encoding DUF362 domain-containing protein, with the protein MSTLEIITQKAMLEPVLIATIDPKAKRIGIKVHFGRTSKPGSHVDPDLFLGMQAAAYEQGAVLEFFDTNTLYAGERRTTRTHLKIAKDHGFSPARILEEDELIELAPHIKVPKQVGQYDQIFNVAHFTGHKIVGMGGCIKNIGMGMAARATKLWVHNGGRPRFYPSKCVKCGWCTRNCEHLSPKGPDAGCTACAACVGNCKAVGFSFGKQLEVAKRLVIAAEAIAARFKMVHVAIADNPTRLCDCMGDKKDEIMAKGFWAVIGDDPAEVDRAMVQHFAWEISKYYDSALIGGQLNFYRRLKERRAQDGDTQNTDKSN; encoded by the coding sequence ATGAGTACGTTGGAGATTATCACTCAGAAGGCGATGTTGGAACCTGTGCTAATTGCCACCATTGACCCGAAGGCGAAGCGGATCGGGATCAAGGTGCATTTTGGGAGGACGTCAAAGCCGGGAAGTCATGTTGACCCGGATCTCTTTTTGGGGATGCAGGCAGCAGCATATGAACAGGGGGCGGTTTTGGAGTTCTTCGATACAAACACGTTGTATGCGGGGGAACGCCGGACTACGCGGACCCACTTGAAAATAGCCAAAGATCATGGATTTTCTCCGGCCAGGATATTAGAGGAAGATGAATTGATAGAACTGGCCCCTCATATCAAGGTCCCCAAGCAAGTGGGCCAGTATGACCAGATATTTAATGTAGCGCATTTCACCGGCCATAAGATAGTGGGGATGGGCGGTTGTATCAAAAATATCGGCATGGGCATGGCGGCCCGAGCAACAAAGCTATGGGTTCACAACGGGGGTAGGCCAAGGTTCTACCCCAGTAAGTGTGTCAAGTGCGGTTGGTGCACAAGGAACTGCGAGCACTTGAGTCCCAAAGGTCCTGACGCAGGGTGCACGGCATGTGCGGCCTGCGTGGGTAACTGCAAGGCCGTCGGGTTCTCCTTTGGCAAACAGCTAGAAGTTGCAAAGAGGCTTGTCATAGCGGCAGAGGCGATTGCGGCAAGGTTCAAGATGGTGCATGTAGCGATCGCGGATAACCCCACCCGATTGTGTGATTGCATGGGTGATAAGAAAGATGAAATCATGGCAAAAGGATTCTGGGCTGTTATAGGTGATGATCCTGCAGAGGTGGACAGGGCCATGGTCCAGCACTTTGCCTGGGAGATAAGCAAGTATTACGATTCGGCGCTAATCGGGGGGCAGTTGAACTTCTACCGCAGGCTTAAGGAGAGAAGAGCGCAAGATGGAGATACGCAGAATACCGATAAGTCTAATTAA